GCATCAGCCTCTCGGCAGGCGGAGGAGCCGTTCGCTTCGCTCACGCCTCCTCCACCTGCCGCATCCTGCATCGATCCGAACTTGGAGATCACTGCGCTACACTAACAATCCAACTGGTACAAAATATCGGTCAGACCACCGTAGCACCGACCGGATGACATAGGCAACGCGGTCTGTCTTTCGGTCGCTATGGCTATCAGATAGTAGTCCACGATGCGAGCACGACCCGCCTCCGAAGAGGCGTCCCGCTCACAGTAACTCAGTGGTGAGCGAAGTCAACGACTATGGCGACCAGCCATTGAGCGGCGACGATGAACCACCACCACCCCCTCTTCCGCTCTCTGGCACGTAAGAGCAGCCCGCCCCACGCTAGATTTGCCAGGAGGAACGCACCTAAAACAGGTAGGGCTAAGGCCCATACGAAGGGCTCTCCTGAAATAGGAACCGCCCCTTGCTCCTGCGGTATTCGCCAGCCCCGAGATGCAAGCCAAAGGTAAACGACGATTCCGACTATATTGACGGCAGTAAACGTAAGGTCTAGCGGCTTCATAGGTTTGCCCGATGAGCGGTCTAGGGTATTGCTGGTTGACATGAATAACTCACCTTTCCAGCAGCCAGAGAGAAGCCAAGATTTCTGAACTGTGCCTGCTGCGAAGTAGCCCCATTGTTGGACATGAAGAACGCATACGTGTTCGAGAGCAAGCTCGCCATGCCTTGCGATGCGCCCGTTGCTTGAACGTAGGCTCCCACAGCTATATTGGCTGCCGGTATGTAGTCCTTGTAATACTGCGTGGCAGCGCCAGCCTGGAATCTTTGAAAGTCATAATAGCCACCTTGAGCCACAGCAGCTCGTGTTCCCGCCAGCCCGTTCGCTGCCCCATTCGCGGCTATATTGCTGACGCTGAATCCGGGCGGAGCGGGAAAGCTAACCCCAGTGCTCGTGGTGCAATTCAGATGGTCTGCGGGAAGCGTCATCCTCATGAAGGAACTGAAACCACCCATGGCAGTCACGTAATACCCTGCGTCGTAAGAAATATATCCATTGCCAAGATTACATCCTCCTGAACAAGACATAAACGCACTACCGAAATCGTAATAGAAGTTCTGCTCACCATAAGCGGACAGTGACCCTGATTGATTGCACCCTCGACCGTCGCCATCGTCACCTACTACAACGGATTCAGACCCATCATCATTTTTGAATGTATATGTCTGACATGAAAGGCCTGAAGGATCGAAAAAAATCAAGGCTCCAATTGGCTCCGATGTTCTTTGGGTCATTCGCCATAAAGCGAATATAGAGCGAATATCGGGTGTGGAGAATTTTACGCTTTTCATTCACTTAGAGGCGGCTATCAATACCTGAAAGCAGGAGGCACTGGAGGCCATCATCGAACGATCACGGACGACCGAAACCTACGCCATTTCTTCGCCTTTGTGGGGTCGGATGTGGGGTTAAAGACGCCCCCACAAACAACCCCACACGCATACTGATGTATAGTGATTTTGGGTGTTATTGCACTACGCTAAGTGATTGTGAATGATATACTTGCGCCGTTTGGGAAGCTGACGTTCTGCCACTGAACTACTCCCGCGCTCTGGAAAGCATTATAGCCTGCATGCAAACTGTGGTTATACAATCCCGTTATGCTTTCTGAGAGAACGACTTCCCCCACTGCGATGGGTGCTCCGCAAGTCTCTCTCTTGTTGCGCTCGCCGCGACTATGGTGGGCGTACCTCGCTCTCATCTCCAACGCGCCCCTGATGGAGAGCCTGCGCTGCTACGACCAAGTCGTATGCTTCGATCATCCACACCAGCTCTCCGCCGAGCAGCTCGCCACGACACAGCGCACCAAGTTTCTCCTGATCTTCTGGGACGGCATCTCCGACGACCAGCAACTCGCTGAGTTCACCGGCAGCTTTCCGAGGACGCTGGACGTCGACTGCGTCCTCGTCGGCGACAACGGTGCGACTTCGCCGCATCGATTCGCGACACACAACCTCTACGCAGAGGGCACCTTCAGCTTCTGTCCGAAATCACTCCGGCTCGATGCGCCGACGCGCAAGCAACTGCGGCAGACACACATGAAGAGCTGGCTGGTGCCGGTGAAGAACGTCTTGAAGCGCAGCGGCAGCTTGTCGGAAGCGCTGAGCCTGCTCTTCGGCGCGCGCCGCGTCGTTTTTTGCGGCGGCTACGGCTTAGACAAGGGCGTACTCGGCATGTTCGCCGATCGCTACCGCTCGAAAACATCTGTGCTGATGACCCGCTGCTGGAGCACAGGCATCCAGCACGAATCGCGCGAAGCTTACGTGGCGCATTACGGCGACGATCTGCTCGCGCTGCAGCAGGCCTACGCTTCCGGCGAGATCACCGCGCCATGCCTGGCAGCGTGCGTTCGTCTGCTGGACCGCGAATACTGCATCCGCCATCTGCAGCACACGAAAGTGCCGTTCTTCGTGAATCAGTTCGGCCAGAAGTACATCGACGTCTACACGACACCGTTCTACAAGCAACACATCTTCCTCGACTTTGGCAGCACCGTGGGCAACGGCAATTATCCCCGCCGCGCGGACCTCAGTTACTATGGGAAAACCATGATTGAAGTGCCGCTCATGGACTCCGCGGAAGCAATTTCGCAGAGTATCGTCGACGGCTCGCATACGTCCAGGCTGCATGAGCTCTGGGCTCCGCTTTTGCAACACACCGCACTGATCTTCGGTGCAGGACCAGAGGCCCCCTAAACGTGGACGGCGCAACCAAGAAGCGATTAGTGCTCAGTTTTCTTTCGAGCAGCGTCTCCCGTTTTGCTTCAACGGGCATTCAGTTTGTTCAGGTCCCTGTCTTCCTCCATTTCTGGAGCGTCGGCCTCTACGGCGAGTGGCTCATCCTCAACTCCCTGCCCACTTACCTTGCGTTCAGCAGCACGGGCTTCGGGACCGTGGCCGGAAACAAGATGGCGATGCTCTACGCCTCGGGTGATGAAGAGGGGTCGCTTAGGGTATTCCAGAGCTGCTGGTGGCTGATCGTCGCGGTGTGCGGCATCGTCACGATGGCGATCGCGGGCGCGTTGCTCTTCATTTCGCCGCATCATTGGCTGAACCTGCGCGATCTTTCCGATCACGATGCGCGCTGGATTCTGTTCATGCTCTCGCTGTGCATCCTCGTCGGCCAGCTGGAACAACTGCTTCAATCTGCGTACCGGGCCGTAGGTCGATACCCCTTCGGCACCCTCATCAAGAGCCTTCTGTCCATTGCGGCCTTCGCCTGCACGATGATCTCCGTCGCCGCCAGACGTGGTCCCATGATGACGGCATTCGCCTACGTTCTTGCAAACCTTGTCGGCACCCTGGTTCTCATCATCATGGTGATGCGTGACCTGAAATGGGTGAAGTTTGGCTGGGATCATGCGAGCCGCAAGGAGATCCGCGAGCTTGCCGGCCCGGCGATCGCCTACATGGCGTTCCCCGTTGGTGTTGCGCTCAACCTTCAGGGAACGCTGCTCGCCGTATCGTACGCATTGGGCCCTGTCGCCGTAGTGGTCTTCTCCACGGCGCGCACCTTCTCGCGCGGCGCGCTTCAGATGGTGCAGATGGTGAACTCAACCTTCGAGCCAGAGCTTGCCTTGTCCTTCGGCTCTGGCAAGATCGAGACGACGCGCACCCTGCATCGTCGTTCATGCCAGCTCGCGCTTGGCGTATGTACGGTGATCGTGGCAGGCTGTTTGCTGGTCGGCCCGTATGTCGTGACGAAGTGGACCGGCCACCATATTCCGCCGGACCGCACGCTGCTCGCGATCCTGCTCGCGGGTGTGATGGTCTATTCCCTCTGGGCGACCAGTTCGACGCTGATCTCGTCGGTGAATCGGCATCAGGGTATGGCTGCGGTTTATCTCTCGGCCACGGCCGCGACATGCCTCGCCTGCTTCTGGCTGGCGAAACATATCGGCCTGCACGGCGCTGCGGCAGGGCTGCTGCTCGCGGAAGTCTGCATGATGATCTATGTCGTTCCCGCGTCGCTTCGCATCGCGCAGGACACCTTCTGGGAGTTCGCCGCTTCGCTGCTTTCGTATCCGGCTTCGCTGCGGCCTTCGGCATTGCTCGCAAACGTTCGCGCACGTCGCAACGCCCAGACGAATTAGTTCCGAAGCTGCCATCATCCAACGCTGGATTGCTGATCTAGCGTTCTTCTCTCGCAGCAACATCTGCGAAGAGAGCCAGTCATCGGGCGGCAACGTTCTTTGCTACTGATGCTGCATTTCGATCTGGGTGAAGATGGCAACGAATAAAGGCTACACAGACCTACCAGCGGGGCCTCTTCGTTACGGTGTCAGCAGGAACGAGAAGGTGCATAGCGGACGACTAGCTGCACGGACACGATGAAGCAAAACTCTTTTTACTCAGGTCACGCATGCTCAAGCAGAAAGCTGACAGCGGATCTGCTTCCCCTATGCGCGTCGTGTCATCGAGCTTATATAAGCAACGACTTGAGCTGGATTCCGCACCTCTGAAAAGAAGAAGCCACCGCCAAGAGCATTGGCGGTGGCGTGAAAGAGTCGTTAGTTAGAAGTTGATGCGACCCACAAGTTGCATGGTGCGCATCGGCTGAGCATTGGTGATCTGCCCGAAGGTCGAGCTGTTGAAGGTCGGCGTCGTGCCCGTCACCGTCGTGGTGAGTGAAGTCGACGGGAACTGCAGGTTTACATGATTGAGCACGTTGAAGGCGTCCATGCGGATCTGGAAGTTCACCTTCTTGTAGATCGGAATGATGCGCGAGACCGATACATCGAGGTTCACTTCGCCAGGCCCGGTGATGCTGTTGCGGCCCAGTGTTCCCAGCGCCGCACGCGTGAGCTGTACACGCGAAGCACCGGTACCCGTGAAGGCCGGACCGCTCGGCGTCAGCGGGAAGCGCGGATCACTTGCGGGCATGAAGTACTGGATAGCGTTGCCCACGCGATACGGCGTGATGCGCAGAGGGTTGCTGTCGCCGTTCGGGCGCTGCGCGGTCACGTTGGGGATCAGGTTCGTCTGCGTGATGTTCACCGGCGAGCCTGAACGCATGATGAAGATCGGAGCGATCTTGAAGCCACGCGTCCAGACCGAGCCCTTCGTCGTGTACTGCACGGCGATGTTCAACGTGTTGCGAATGTCGAACGAGGAAGCTGCGTAGTCCTTCTCGCGCAGCGCCGGGATCGCCATGTACTGCGCGTGTGCTGAAGCGTTCGTCGGCACGCCGTTGCCGAAGATGCTCGAGTCATCGTCGCGGTTCTTCGCCCACGTGTAGTTCACGATGAACGCAAGGTTCGTGCTGAACTGACGACGCAGCGAAGCCTGCATGGAGTCATAGCGAGCGCGACCACCGGTGTAAACCGAGGTCCACGTGCCGAGGTTCGTGAACGGCTTGGCGTTCTGCTGCGCCGTGGTGGTGTTCGCGAAGGCCACGGCATCCCATTGCGACTGCGGGACGGTGTTGATAGGAATGTTCAGCGGAAGATGCACGGCGTGGTTGCCCACGTAGTTCACTTCCAGCAGCATCGCCCACGGAAGCTGTTGCTGGATGCCGAGGTTGTACTGCTGCACGAGCGAGAGCGGATCGAGCTTGCCGTATTGCACGCCGGAGATGGTCAGCGGGTTCGAAGCAGAGGTGCCGGTCAGCACTGCAGCGGGGTTGTTGAGGTCGCGCACGCCATTCAAGGGCAAGCCCTGTGAGAGCGTAAAGGGCTGCGCCACGCCCGAGCCGAGGTTGTTATACGACGAGGTCACGTCGTAGCCGGGATACGCGATCTGTCCGCCGAGGTTCGACAGCACGAGACCGTAGAACATACCGAAGCCGCCACGCACCACTGTGGACGGATGGGCGCTCCACGAGAAGCCAACGCGCGGGGAGAAGTCGAGCTTCGGTGTCGTGATGTTCAACGCGTTGGTCGCGTTCTTGCCAGCCACGAGCAGTTGGCCGTTGCTGTCGTTGAAGCGCGAGTAGATGTTGTTCGACACCGTCTGCGGGCTTTCGTACTCATAGCGCACGCCAGCGTTCACCACTAGCGATGGCGTCACACGATAGTCGTCCTGCAGATAGAGAGCGTAGTTGTAGTTGCGGCGACCTGTAGGAGGCTGCGGCAGCTCATAGTTGCCGGTCTTGATCTTGCCGTAGAGGAAGTCTGCGAGCGCGTTCGCGGGCACGCCGCTTACGCTGTTCGCGCTGGTGATCTCACCCGTGAAGGCGAGCGAGCCGTTGATGTACGACGCCGGATTGTACGAGTTGAACTGGTTCTTGCGCAGGCTGAAGCCGGCCTTGAACGTGTGCGGACCCCACGTCTTCGTCACCGAGCCAAACGGCGAGAAAGTGTTCGTCACGTTGAACTGCGTATCGTTCGTCGTCGCGCCCATCGCGGACTCGCCGGTGATGTTCAGATACGGCAGTTGATCGAGCGGCGTCGACGGGATCTTGAAGGTCGTCGCCACGTTCGCGTTGCCGCCGGTCGGGTTGCGGTAGGAGCCATAGCGGAAGAAGCCCATGTGAATCTCGCTCACCAGCGTCGGCGAGAAGATATGCGTTTCTCCGAGCGAGCCCATCCACGCTTCCGTGCAGGCGCAATCATAGCCGGTGTTCAACAGGAGATCGTTGAAGGTCGGGACCTGCGGGGAGCTGTCGGTGAAGCGATAGACCGAAGCAAAGATGCGGTCGGACTGACGAATCTGCTGGTCGAGACGTGCGTCCACACGCTGCGTCTCAGGACGCGTCGTTGTCTGGTAAGCGAAGTTGTTCGTCGAGCGGCCGGGGTTGGTCGCATCCGGCGTTCCCGCCTGGTTCGGCAGCGGCAGGCGCGCGAGAATTGCCGCGGCCGCGGGATCAATCGCGGTCACCTGGTTGTTCACGAGCGGAACCTTCGTGACTGGGTCCACGATCACCGTGTTCGTCGCGTTCGCAAAGTTGCCCGAGCGCCATGCTGCGGAAGGAACCGTCGCCGTTGACGTCGTCGGCACGATGCGCTGCGTGCGGTCGTAGTTGATGAAGAAGAAGGTCTGGTTCTGGCGACCGTAGAGCTTCGGCACGAAGAGCGGGCCGCCGATGCTGCCACCAAACTGGAAGTAACGATCACGTCCACGCTTGATCACCGGGTTCGCATTGCGGTTGGACCAGCTATTGGCGTTCAGCGCTTCGTTACGCACCAGCGTGTAGAGGTTGCCATGGAAGTCGCTGGTGCCGTACTTCGTGCTGACGGTGATGACGCCGCCCGAGGTGCGGCCAAACTCCGCAGGAGCGTTCAGCGCAAGCACGCGGAATTCGGTGATGCCATCGGGCGAAGGCAGCGCCGCCGTGAAGCCGGTCGAGGGCACCACGAGCGAGACACCATCGAGCAGCAACTCAGTGTTGAGCGAGCGGCTGCCGTTGATCGAGATCTGCTGCTGGTTCACATTGGTCGCCGAGCCGCCGTGCGCGATGCCCGGAACAATTGCCAGCAGGTTATACGCGTCGCGCGACTGCAGCGGCAGGTTCTGCACCTCGGCCGGGGAGATCAGCGTGCTGATGTTCGAGCTTTCGCGGTCAAGCTGCTGTGTGCTGCTCGCCTGCACGTCGACCTGCTCGTTTGCGCCGCCAATAGCAAGCGCGACTTCGAGCGAGGTGGTCTGCGAAACGGAGACGGTGATGTTGTTCAGCGTCTTCTTGCTCATGCCCTCAGCGCTGACGGTCAACTGATACTCACCCGGGGGAACCTGCGGCGCGACGAAGGAGCCGTTCTCCAGCGTCTTGCCGGTGTAGACGACGACCTTCGTCTCCTGGCTCTTCAGCGAGACATCCGCCCCTGAGACGAGAGCTCCGGTGGAGTCGGTGACGACGCCACGAACGGTAGCGTTCGTTCCCTGCGCATACGCTGACGGAGCGATACAGGCTGTTCCGATGATCCCGCCCGCAAGCAAGCTCACCGAGGTGAACGACACCGCAGCTCCTATCGTACGAAGGTTCTTTGCTAGGCGCGACTTCTTACCAGCTACTGTCTGGCGGGCTTCCATTTCTGATGACTTCCTGTGCTTCATGGCTCTCCTCGAAGAGGTGCTCAGCCGTCTTACAGCGCGGCGGAACCCACTCTCAGTGCAACCCGAGGACTGTAGGAAGGTGAATCAACGGCTGTTTAGGGCCTTACCGTTAATCGCGGCACGCAGCGCCGCGAAAACGCGTAAGTCATTTGTTGACCGCGTCTTACGTGGGAGCAATACGTGCTGGACAACGACGTATGATACGTCCCTGAGGCCACCAGGATTCCAAAGGCTGACTGACAGCATGTATCATACGGCGTAGTTCGCGGCGCGTTGAGTGCCTCAGAAATGCCTCAATTCAAGCGGTTGAGGAGATGGTCACCATGTCACAGGTAGCGCTCGACACACTTACCGGAGAAGACCGCCGCGAGATCGATCAGGAGCTCGAGCTCATCCTCGCGCACACGCTCTTCCGGCACAGCCGCCGCTTGCCTGCATTCCTGCAGCATGTTGTCCAGGAGTCACTGAGGCATGGTGAGGCTGCTCCGCTGAAGGAACGCACCCTTGGCGTCGAGGTAT
Above is a genomic segment from Granulicella cerasi containing:
- a CDS encoding lipopolysaccharide biosynthesis protein, with amino-acid sequence MLSFLSSSVSRFASTGIQFVQVPVFLHFWSVGLYGEWLILNSLPTYLAFSSTGFGTVAGNKMAMLYASGDEEGSLRVFQSCWWLIVAVCGIVTMAIAGALLFISPHHWLNLRDLSDHDARWILFMLSLCILVGQLEQLLQSAYRAVGRYPFGTLIKSLLSIAAFACTMISVAARRGPMMTAFAYVLANLVGTLVLIIMVMRDLKWVKFGWDHASRKEIRELAGPAIAYMAFPVGVALNLQGTLLAVSYALGPVAVVVFSTARTFSRGALQMVQMVNSTFEPELALSFGSGKIETTRTLHRRSCQLALGVCTVIVAGCLLVGPYVVTKWTGHHIPPDRTLLAILLAGVMVYSLWATSSTLISSVNRHQGMAAVYLSATAATCLACFWLAKHIGLHGAAAGLLLAEVCMMIYVVPASLRIAQDTFWEFAASLLSYPASLRPSALLANVRARRNAQTN
- a CDS encoding TonB-dependent receptor; protein product: MEARQTVAGKKSRLAKNLRTIGAAVSFTSVSLLAGGIIGTACIAPSAYAQGTNATVRGVVTDSTGALVSGADVSLKSQETKVVVYTGKTLENGSFVAPQVPPGEYQLTVSAEGMSKKTLNNITVSVSQTTSLEVALAIGGANEQVDVQASSTQQLDRESSNISTLISPAEVQNLPLQSRDAYNLLAIVPGIAHGGSATNVNQQQISINGSRSLNTELLLDGVSLVVPSTGFTAALPSPDGITEFRVLALNAPAEFGRTSGGVITVSTKYGTSDFHGNLYTLVRNEALNANSWSNRNANPVIKRGRDRYFQFGGSIGGPLFVPKLYGRQNQTFFFINYDRTQRIVPTTSTATVPSAAWRSGNFANATNTVIVDPVTKVPLVNNQVTAIDPAAAAILARLPLPNQAGTPDATNPGRSTNNFAYQTTTRPETQRVDARLDQQIRQSDRIFASVYRFTDSSPQVPTFNDLLLNTGYDCACTEAWMGSLGETHIFSPTLVSEIHMGFFRYGSYRNPTGGNANVATTFKIPSTPLDQLPYLNITGESAMGATTNDTQFNVTNTFSPFGSVTKTWGPHTFKAGFSLRKNQFNSYNPASYINGSLAFTGEITSANSVSGVPANALADFLYGKIKTGNYELPQPPTGRRNYNYALYLQDDYRVTPSLVVNAGVRYEYESPQTVSNNIYSRFNDSNGQLLVAGKNATNALNITTPKLDFSPRVGFSWSAHPSTVVRGGFGMFYGLVLSNLGGQIAYPGYDVTSSYNNLGSGVAQPFTLSQGLPLNGVRDLNNPAAVLTGTSASNPLTISGVQYGKLDPLSLVQQYNLGIQQQLPWAMLLEVNYVGNHAVHLPLNIPINTVPQSQWDAVAFANTTTAQQNAKPFTNLGTWTSVYTGGRARYDSMQASLRRQFSTNLAFIVNYTWAKNRDDDSSIFGNGVPTNASAHAQYMAIPALREKDYAASSFDIRNTLNIAVQYTTKGSVWTRGFKIAPIFIMRSGSPVNITQTNLIPNVTAQRPNGDSNPLRITPYRVGNAIQYFMPASDPRFPLTPSGPAFTGTGASRVQLTRAALGTLGRNSITGPGEVNLDVSVSRIIPIYKKVNFQIRMDAFNVLNHVNLQFPSTSLTTTVTGTTPTFNSSTFGQITNAQPMRTMQLVGRINF